In Acidobacteriota bacterium, one DNA window encodes the following:
- a CDS encoding sulfotransferase, which yields MLITGPPRSGTTFLTRSLGEQPTLRALIDDAVYERWSLYYYPTRTGLAADLRRGAIEAEDARDCLMADLVSGDTLRGVAASPHTAGYPRSSPPRRPDGTADPRDARLDRRDIPLAEIPWGTRFILKSPELSFVMPAMADALPGVRWIAVVRPLEEIAESMYRKGNSVQRPVFHRRWASERDAEGRPAPFPGIPDAWADRWRSGAPADWCALAAAAYVRALADTLPGLPAGTWHLHDHARLRREPSSTLGALAAFLGIAEPPLAWVALSIKAGVPQPPPEIVEACRRVRSDPQTGEAFDRLETLSRKALEGSA from the coding sequence GTGCTGATCACCGGGCCGCCGCGGAGCGGGACGACCTTCCTCACCCGCTCCCTGGGCGAACAGCCCACCCTCCGCGCCCTCATCGACGACGCGGTCTACGAGCGCTGGTCGCTCTACTACTACCCGACCCGGACCGGCCTGGCGGCCGACCTCCGGCGGGGCGCCATCGAGGCGGAGGATGCGCGGGACTGCCTGATGGCCGACCTCGTCTCGGGCGACACCCTCCGCGGCGTGGCCGCATCCCCGCACACGGCGGGGTACCCCCGCTCTTCCCCCCCCCGGCGGCCCGACGGGACCGCCGACCCCCGGGACGCCCGCCTGGACCGCCGGGACATCCCCCTGGCGGAAATCCCCTGGGGTACGCGGTTCATCCTCAAGTCCCCCGAGTTGTCCTTCGTCATGCCGGCCATGGCGGACGCCCTGCCCGGCGTCCGCTGGATCGCCGTGGTCCGCCCCCTGGAGGAGATCGCCGAGTCGATGTACCGGAAGGGAAACTCCGTCCAGCGGCCCGTGTTTCACCGGCGATGGGCGTCGGAGCGGGACGCGGAGGGAAGGCCGGCGCCTTTCCCCGGCATTCCCGACGCCTGGGCCGACCGGTGGCGCTCCGGCGCGCCCGCCGACTGGTGCGCCCTGGCCGCCGCCGCCTACGTCCGGGCCCTGGCGGACACGCTGCCCGGCCTCCCCGCCGGGACCTGGCACCTGCACGACCACGCCCGCCTCCGCCGCGAACCCTCGTCGACCCTGGGCGCCCTGGCCGCCTTCCTGGGGATCGCGGAACCGCCGCTGGCCTGGGTGGCCCTCTCCATCAAGGCCGGGGTCCCCCAACCGCCCCCCGAGATCGTGGAAGCCTGCCGCCGGGTGCGGTCGGACCCCCAGACGGGTGAGGCGTTCGACCGCCTGGAAACCCTTTCCCGGAAGGCCCTGGAAGGTAGCGCATGA
- a CDS encoding sulfotransferase: MSDPALPPPLPPEPVFVVGYPRSGTTLLQAMLAAQPGVVSFPETHFFGPVSRHLRLSAEGAVLPECLGAVLEKGGLKTGLPVTPPEAEALAALAQAGRLTEKGLFEWFVHRFLRAAGHPDAPRTPFRWLEKTPGHVFRMARIVTLYPDARFVHIVRHPLPAVLSRKRHFPGDHDKPYSRLADRWREAVEAAAAFEASRPERVRTVRYEQLAADPRGVVETLADWLGLALDPAWMEKRRELCPTIAHDWETWKDSVAGPLRNTNAASVKAGPLRERLRIQYRLRKPMAAWGYRPFSPFLQACYNAGRRLIG; this comes from the coding sequence GTGAGCGACCCGGCCCTTCCCCCGCCCCTGCCCCCCGAGCCGGTCTTCGTGGTGGGATACCCCCGCTCGGGAACCACGCTGCTCCAGGCCATGCTGGCGGCGCAGCCCGGGGTCGTCTCCTTCCCGGAAACCCACTTTTTCGGCCCGGTCTCCCGACACCTGAGGCTGTCGGCGGAAGGGGCCGTCCTCCCGGAATGTCTCGGGGCCGTCCTGGAGAAAGGGGGCCTCAAGACCGGCCTCCCGGTGACGCCCCCGGAGGCCGAAGCGCTCGCCGCCCTGGCGCAGGCGGGCCGGCTCACCGAGAAGGGACTCTTCGAGTGGTTCGTCCACCGATTCCTCCGGGCGGCCGGCCACCCGGACGCCCCCCGAACGCCCTTCCGCTGGCTGGAGAAGACGCCGGGGCACGTGTTCCGGATGGCCCGCATCGTGACCCTCTACCCCGACGCCCGCTTCGTGCACATCGTCCGTCACCCCCTCCCGGCGGTCCTGTCCCGGAAACGCCACTTCCCCGGCGACCACGACAAGCCCTACAGCCGGCTGGCCGACCGCTGGCGGGAAGCGGTGGAGGCCGCCGCGGCCTTCGAGGCTTCCCGCCCCGAGAGGGTGCGGACCGTGCGCTACGAGCAACTGGCCGCCGACCCCCGGGGGGTGGTGGAAACACTCGCCGACTGGCTCGGCCTGGCGCTCGACCCGGCCTGGATGGAAAAGCGGCGGGAGCTTTGCCCCACCATCGCCCACGACTGGGAAACCTGGAAAGACAGCGTCGCGGGGCCCCTGCGGAACACGAACGCCGCCTCGGTGAAGGCCGGCCCCCTGCGGGAACGGCTGCGGATCCAGTACCGGCTCCGCAAACCCATGGCGGCGTGGGGCTACCGGCCCTTCTCGCCGTTCCTCCAGGCGTGCTACAATGCGGGGAGAAGGCTGATAGGCTGA
- a CDS encoding sulfotransferase, producing MATLVCGHPRSGTTLLAVLLDSHPEISLTFELGTFQYIGLRPDEYLEKLQVHIRQKSRRTFVRFSDSAVTRRNRTLNRLANRFFLFRFFRGIRRLGVGSVRAADVERVLGKLFPRARMVGDKYPGYVFELDKLAEDPAVRCAAIYRDCRDVAASVLKKVDTQWKGKAWTVKYDTAAKIAALWVNAVEIMERNAEKVLAVRYERLVREPGAAARDLGEWLGVDPAGFKLDRVHTESVGKHRSSLPEADVQAILDVAGPTMRRLGYL from the coding sequence ATGGCTACCCTGGTATGCGGCCACCCCCGGTCGGGGACGACCCTTCTTGCCGTACTCCTCGACAGCCACCCCGAGATTTCCCTCACCTTCGAACTCGGGACCTTCCAGTACATCGGCCTGAGGCCCGATGAATACCTGGAGAAGCTTCAGGTGCACATCCGGCAGAAAAGCCGGCGCACGTTCGTCCGTTTCAGCGACAGTGCGGTCACCCGGCGCAACCGGACCTTGAACAGGTTGGCCAACCGGTTTTTCCTGTTCCGTTTCTTCCGGGGCATCCGCCGCCTCGGCGTCGGGAGCGTCCGGGCGGCCGACGTCGAGCGGGTGCTGGGCAAGCTCTTTCCCCGGGCCCGGATGGTGGGGGACAAGTACCCGGGCTACGTCTTCGAACTGGACAAGCTGGCCGAGGACCCGGCGGTGAGGTGCGCCGCGATTTACCGGGACTGCCGGGACGTGGCCGCCTCCGTGCTGAAAAAGGTCGACACGCAGTGGAAGGGGAAGGCCTGGACGGTGAAATACGACACCGCGGCCAAGATCGCCGCCCTGTGGGTAAACGCGGTGGAGATCATGGAGCGGAACGCGGAGAAGGTCCTCGCCGTGCGGTACGAGCGGCTCGTCCGGGAACCGGGGGCGGCGGCACGCGACCTGGGGGAGTGGCTCGGCGTGGACCCCGCGGGCTTCAAACTGGACAGAGTGCACACCGAGAGCGTGGGAAAACACCGGTCCTCGCTTCCCGAGGCCGATGTCCAAGCCATCCTGGACGTTGCGGGCCCGACGATGCGCCGCCTGGGATACCTGTGA
- a CDS encoding sulfotransferase: MNPPAPASRFDRLAAPPVFVVGAARSGTTWVYDILTAHPEVAGAYETWLFTPANGLGALFTDAHWPAGHSGLGKLLSRERVLAVARDAAERILSEAIGDGQRFLAEKSPNHLYAIPLIEEVLPGCRFIHVLRDGRDVGVSVRAATRSWVPAWRETFGKSIRASARFWCNAVDVARRHGALVGDRFLEVRYEDLRGDPETSVRRLFAFAGVPLDEERLERILEKTDFDRNFKPDPDGFRRKGQVGDWLAELGLRDRYAFHRIAFGVLEKLGYESDRLWWLRPGRRRRTGG; encoded by the coding sequence GTGAACCCGCCGGCCCCCGCCTCCCGTTTCGACCGCCTGGCGGCGCCGCCCGTTTTCGTCGTGGGCGCTGCCCGCTCGGGGACCACCTGGGTCTACGACATCCTCACCGCCCACCCCGAGGTGGCGGGTGCCTACGAGACCTGGCTCTTCACCCCCGCCAACGGCCTCGGGGCCCTCTTCACCGACGCCCACTGGCCGGCCGGGCACTCGGGGCTGGGCAAGCTGCTTTCCCGTGAGCGGGTCCTGGCGGTCGCCCGGGACGCCGCGGAACGTATTCTCTCCGAGGCCATCGGCGACGGGCAGCGCTTCCTGGCGGAGAAGAGCCCGAACCACCTCTACGCCATCCCCCTCATCGAGGAGGTCCTTCCCGGCTGCCGGTTCATCCACGTCCTCCGGGACGGCCGGGACGTGGGCGTCTCGGTCCGCGCCGCCACCCGGTCCTGGGTGCCGGCGTGGCGGGAGACCTTCGGGAAGTCGATCCGGGCCTCGGCGCGGTTCTGGTGCAACGCGGTGGACGTGGCCCGGCGCCACGGGGCCCTCGTCGGGGACCGGTTCCTCGAGGTCCGCTACGAAGACCTCCGGGGGGACCCGGAGACGTCCGTCCGGCGTCTGTTCGCGTTCGCGGGTGTCCCGCTGGACGAGGAGCGCCTCGAACGGATCCTCGAGAAGACAGACTTCGACCGGAACTTCAAGCCCGACCCCGACGGATTCCGCCGCAAGGGACAGGTGGGCGACTGGCTCGCGGAACTTGGGCTCCGGGACCGCTATGCTTTTCACCGGATCGCCTTCGGCGTCCTGGAGAAACTGGGTTACGAGTCGGACCGGCTCTGGTGGCTGCGCCCCGGCCGCCGGCGCCGAACAGGAGGTTGA
- a CDS encoding ABC transporter ATP-binding protein, which translates to MTQPNEIRKLPRPKRANFRKKVGIVWTNASWVLREARASSAGAFYGVVTCRVVNSAVPAGLALVGRGLINAVVDGVRHPGRGMEGVLPWIVASLALVLVMELVGLADRLLYRRLEESLSLRIDLLKLEHAASLDVSQVEDPEFQDIAERARQNSNPHFIGFLNRLLTLGTDILKIVGLTAILVYIDALTVLVTLPILVPFLLFKWSVSKTRYWKEYARANKRRWMRYFMTNLTSRTAVGEVRILRLAPIFIRRYREMAEDFIREDHRLHRRDIWGTFYLSLAYTFIFYLLFYRIVSLVIGRVLTVGDLTIIAASVGRLRDLLASLATQFTSALEQTLYIDNLAVLLAIEPKIPKSEGKRVEGPCGEIVLEDVSFRYTASGPDVLSRVSLRIAPGETVALVGENGAGKTTLVKLLARLYDPREGRLLLGGVDLRELSLEDHHRRLAYVFQEPNRFEATAEENIAYGQGCESLGPGEAETIGREAGIDDFVRALPRGYATPLGRTFGTTDLSGGQWQRLAIARALARKDATILILDEPTASLDARAEYDLFLRFRELAAGRTTVLISHRFSTVSLADRIIVLHEGRVEETGSHDELLALGGRYATLYRYHRAQMDGEALL; encoded by the coding sequence ATGACCCAGCCGAACGAAATCCGCAAGCTTCCCCGACCCAAGCGGGCCAACTTCCGCAAGAAAGTGGGCATCGTCTGGACGAACGCCTCCTGGGTGCTGCGGGAAGCCCGGGCCAGCTCCGCGGGCGCCTTCTACGGCGTCGTCACCTGCCGGGTCGTCAACAGCGCGGTGCCGGCCGGCCTGGCCCTGGTGGGCCGCGGCCTCATCAACGCCGTGGTGGACGGCGTTCGGCACCCCGGCCGCGGCATGGAGGGCGTCCTCCCCTGGATCGTCGCCAGCCTGGCCCTCGTGCTGGTGATGGAACTGGTCGGCCTCGCCGACCGCCTCCTCTACCGCCGGCTGGAGGAGAGCCTCTCCCTGCGGATCGACCTGCTGAAGCTCGAGCACGCCGCCAGCCTGGACGTCTCCCAGGTGGAGGACCCCGAGTTCCAGGACATCGCCGAACGGGCCCGGCAGAACTCCAATCCGCACTTCATCGGCTTCCTCAATCGTCTCCTCACGCTGGGGACCGATATCCTGAAGATCGTCGGCCTCACCGCCATCCTCGTCTACATCGACGCCCTGACCGTGCTGGTGACCCTCCCCATCCTGGTCCCCTTCCTCCTCTTCAAGTGGTCCGTGTCCAAGACCCGGTACTGGAAGGAGTATGCCCGGGCCAACAAGCGGCGCTGGATGCGGTACTTCATGACGAACCTGACCAGCCGCACCGCCGTGGGAGAGGTCCGGATCCTCCGCCTGGCGCCGATCTTCATCCGGCGCTACCGTGAGATGGCGGAGGATTTCATCCGCGAGGACCACCGCCTGCACCGGCGGGACATCTGGGGGACCTTCTACCTGTCCCTGGCGTACACCTTCATTTTCTACCTGTTGTTCTACCGCATCGTGAGCCTGGTCATCGGGCGGGTCCTGACCGTCGGGGACCTGACCATCATCGCGGCGTCCGTGGGCCGCCTGCGCGACCTTCTGGCCAGCCTGGCCACCCAGTTCACGAGCGCCCTGGAGCAGACCCTCTACATCGACAACCTGGCGGTGCTCCTTGCCATCGAGCCGAAAATCCCGAAGTCGGAGGGGAAACGGGTCGAAGGCCCTTGCGGGGAGATCGTCCTCGAAGACGTCTCCTTCCGTTACACCGCCTCGGGCCCGGACGTGCTCTCCCGCGTCTCGCTGCGGATCGCCCCCGGGGAGACCGTGGCCCTGGTGGGGGAGAACGGCGCGGGCAAGACCACGCTGGTCAAGCTCCTGGCCCGGCTCTACGACCCCCGGGAGGGGCGCCTGCTGCTGGGCGGCGTGGACCTCCGGGAACTTTCGCTGGAAGACCACCACCGCCGCCTGGCCTATGTCTTCCAGGAACCCAACCGCTTCGAGGCCACGGCGGAGGAGAACATCGCCTACGGTCAGGGGTGCGAGTCCCTGGGTCCCGGGGAGGCCGAGACGATCGGCCGCGAGGCGGGCATCGACGACTTCGTCCGGGCGCTGCCCCGGGGTTACGCCACGCCCCTCGGGCGCACCTTCGGGACGACGGACCTCTCCGGCGGGCAGTGGCAGCGCCTGGCCATCGCCCGGGCCCTGGCGCGGAAGGACGCGACGATCCTCATCCTGGACGAGCCCACCGCCAGCCTCGACGCCCGGGCCGAGTACGACCTGTTCCTCCGCTTCCGCGAACTGGCGGCGGGGCGGACCACGGTGCTGATCTCCCACCGCTTCTCCACGGTGAGCCTGGCGGATCGGATCATCGTCCTGCACGAGGGGCGCGTGGAGGAAACGGGCAGCCACGACGAACTCCTGGCCCTGGGCGGGCGTTATGCGACCCTGTACCGCTATCACCGGGCCCAGATGGACGGGGAGGCCCTCCTGTGA
- a CDS encoding glycosyltransferase, giving the protein MSLQGAPRVSVIIPVRNGERYLREALESALGQDGGLAEVVVADDGSTDETPAILASYGNRLRGVRLEGKGVSTARNAALAIARGDLVAFLDADDAFLPGKLAAQAAILDQRPEVGLVNSGWRLVDAEGRPLRDEEPWRRAPVLDLDAWLLWKPVFPGALMVRKSWVERAGGFDPALAHAEDVDLVLRMAADGCRCAWLEQVTVRYRIHGGNAVRDGRAQAGSMDRVLDRFYARPDLPPSTRERERKIRFFTLVWTLWMLRSTGCADAEAPYARRAVEAPEPPPGATGFLPGLWRVLEVEETLSRHCFESGGTEADLRAFRPRLREVSGLPGAAWRIAERLLDLRLEHRLHHPRGEFAAPGPDVRGERARRDFVRAAGFLLWYDGGLDFEAVRRAREAEAAGGGCRGPVRRVCVPLDVLLLESGALRERPEQADATLRKVVRAVLSPRGLALLPELVRAVRAWRLCRKANTLGDPSR; this is encoded by the coding sequence GTGAGCCTCCAGGGCGCCCCCCGCGTGAGCGTGATCATCCCGGTTCGCAACGGGGAGCGTTACCTCCGGGAGGCCCTGGAGAGCGCCCTGGGCCAGGACGGCGGCCTGGCGGAGGTGGTGGTGGCCGACGACGGCTCCACCGATGAAACCCCCGCCATCCTGGCCTCCTATGGAAACCGGCTGCGGGGGGTCCGGTTGGAGGGGAAAGGAGTCTCCACCGCCCGCAACGCGGCTCTTGCCATCGCCCGCGGCGACCTCGTCGCCTTCCTGGACGCCGACGACGCCTTCCTCCCGGGAAAACTCGCCGCCCAGGCGGCCATCCTCGACCAGCGGCCCGAGGTCGGGCTGGTGAACAGCGGGTGGCGGCTGGTGGACGCCGAGGGCCGGCCCCTCCGGGACGAGGAGCCCTGGCGGCGGGCCCCCGTCCTGGACCTCGACGCGTGGCTCCTGTGGAAACCCGTTTTCCCGGGCGCCCTGATGGTCCGCAAGTCCTGGGTCGAGCGCGCGGGGGGGTTCGACCCCGCCCTGGCCCACGCCGAGGACGTGGACCTGGTGCTGCGGATGGCGGCCGACGGGTGCCGGTGCGCCTGGCTGGAACAGGTCACGGTCCGCTACCGGATCCACGGGGGCAACGCCGTCCGCGACGGCCGCGCCCAGGCCGGAAGCATGGACCGGGTCCTGGACCGTTTCTACGCCCGGCCCGACCTTCCCCCGTCCACCCGGGAACGGGAGCGGAAGATCCGCTTCTTCACCCTGGTCTGGACCCTCTGGATGCTGCGGTCCACCGGGTGCGCCGATGCGGAGGCCCCGTACGCCCGGCGGGCCGTGGAAGCCCCCGAGCCGCCCCCCGGCGCCACGGGGTTTCTTCCGGGGCTCTGGCGGGTCCTCGAAGTGGAGGAGACCCTGTCCCGCCACTGTTTCGAGAGCGGGGGGACCGAGGCGGACCTCCGGGCGTTCCGCCCGCGTCTCCGCGAGGTTTCGGGGTTGCCCGGCGCCGCCTGGAGAATCGCGGAGCGGCTCCTGGACCTGCGGCTTGAACACCGTCTTCACCACCCGCGGGGCGAGTTCGCAGCCCCCGGGCCCGATGTCCGGGGCGAGCGGGCCCGAAGGGATTTCGTTCGCGCCGCGGGATTTCTCCTGTGGTATGATGGCGGCCTGGATTTCGAGGCGGTCCGGCGGGCCCGCGAGGCGGAAGCCGCCGGCGGCGGGTGCCGGGGCCCGGTTCGCCGGGTCTGTGTCCCCCTTGACGTCCTGCTCCTGGAATCGGGCGCCCTTCGGGAACGGCCCGAACAGGCCGACGCCACCCTGCGGAAGGTCGTCAGGGCCGTCCTCTCGCCCCGAGGGTTGGCGTTGCTGCCGGAACTGGTCCGTGCCGTCCGGGCCTGGCGGCTCTGCCGGAAGGCCAATACTCTCGGAGACCCGTCGCGATGA
- a CDS encoding glycosyltransferase, with product MPDTPPAPRADAAPPRTGEPGPPTGAGAPLPPAGDRRVVCSLRRGVLGLSPVPRPGSRVTLVLEVDGAPLGETPLRVPPGDFLHRRAFRDFLLDRFGFDLTRRFLAVAPGLPLRPGHEAVTLPFGKDSVEYFECTLPGGPYRFAAVPPRKGRSPAGEGQGDGAPDPALAALEALSHRALADLAAGVLSGSPARVPQAGEPGPGPSVFLAFGSEPLPPDFRVSLPEGPPSPDGPASFLFHCARSHPHGVSVTRQGRRVVVRARRFTLLDLARVLMDLAGDAEFALWTGKAARRPAWASPRPAPGPGDGPRPGVELCFGAGTGPDASAGPCTLRPWEAVARLEPAPRVGVSRGFLLRCTPSALLRLMPTRLRDFAARGALHVSLADFVLSAAQQGASVTVVEGGGGPGRGGGPCRGIPARRWAGLASVGMAAVRRGKLERNFRAFWGARLARGFTGAFLGALFRRPLGLGAARAALLSGALLGLFRKPPGRFDHPPVHFPEAPVRRVEFDLLRPEVADTGDPSAPVAFAVAHLDGEPVQCLGTDVYGGASAESLARRLRLETFLWKSGHLLRYLAWTAWEARVGSAASDVRVAGRAAPELILATRDRPRDLERLVASLRRSTCPVDLRVIDSAPSSEDTRRFCEREGIRYHRCPHPGKSRALNLGIRASEAEYLLFTDDDAVVDANWARALTDGFRDPAVRAVVGLVLPLRVQTRAQYLFEHHVELYGMGGLRRGFWEREYGPFDSPFAASRVGTGVNMAVRREVFETLGPLDTALSPGTPTGAGEEVDLYFRILRRGGAILYTPRARVLHDHRDRMDALRRQLFNYGLSSGAYSARWAFVERAPRALWYLWKWYLLGPLHRCLGPRPGYPRSLVLLEAWGSLRGPLRYCSSRRLQRRFDREEREGGTP from the coding sequence ATGCCCGACACCCCCCCAGCCCCCCGCGCCGACGCGGCGCCCCCCCGGACGGGCGAACCCGGCCCGCCGACGGGGGCGGGGGCCCCCCTGCCGCCCGCCGGGGACCGGCGGGTGGTCTGCTCCCTCCGCCGGGGCGTGCTGGGCCTTTCGCCCGTGCCGCGGCCCGGTTCCCGCGTGACGCTCGTCCTGGAGGTGGACGGCGCCCCCCTCGGGGAGACCCCCCTGCGCGTCCCGCCGGGCGACTTCCTCCACCGCCGGGCGTTTCGCGATTTCCTCCTGGACCGCTTCGGCTTCGACCTCACCCGCCGGTTCCTCGCCGTCGCCCCGGGCCTCCCGCTGCGACCCGGGCACGAAGCGGTCACGCTCCCCTTCGGGAAAGATTCCGTCGAGTACTTCGAGTGCACGCTGCCCGGCGGCCCGTACCGTTTCGCGGCCGTCCCGCCGCGGAAGGGCCGCAGTCCGGCCGGGGAAGGGCAGGGGGACGGGGCGCCCGACCCCGCCCTCGCCGCCCTCGAAGCCCTGAGCCACCGGGCCCTGGCCGACCTGGCGGCCGGGGTCCTCTCCGGAAGCCCCGCGCGAGTCCCGCAGGCCGGCGAGCCCGGTCCCGGCCCCTCGGTGTTTCTCGCCTTCGGGTCCGAGCCCCTCCCCCCGGACTTCAGGGTGTCCCTCCCGGAAGGCCCCCCGAGCCCCGACGGCCCCGCGTCTTTCCTTTTCCACTGCGCACGTTCCCACCCCCACGGGGTGTCGGTGACGCGGCAGGGGCGCCGGGTGGTGGTCCGCGCCCGGCGGTTCACGCTGCTGGACCTCGCCCGCGTTCTCATGGACCTGGCCGGGGATGCCGAGTTCGCCCTCTGGACCGGCAAAGCGGCCCGGCGGCCGGCGTGGGCTTCCCCGCGTCCCGCCCCGGGGCCTGGCGACGGTCCCCGGCCCGGGGTGGAGCTGTGCTTCGGTGCGGGCACGGGGCCCGACGCCTCGGCGGGCCCCTGCACGCTCCGGCCCTGGGAGGCGGTGGCCCGGCTGGAACCCGCCCCCCGGGTGGGGGTTTCACGGGGGTTCCTGCTGCGGTGCACCCCGTCGGCTCTTCTCCGGCTGATGCCGACCCGGCTCCGGGATTTCGCCGCCCGGGGCGCCCTCCACGTTTCACTGGCCGACTTCGTGCTCAGCGCCGCCCAGCAGGGGGCCTCGGTGACGGTGGTGGAGGGGGGCGGCGGCCCGGGGCGGGGCGGCGGGCCCTGCCGGGGGATTCCCGCCCGCCGGTGGGCGGGCCTGGCGTCCGTCGGGATGGCGGCGGTCCGACGGGGAAAGCTGGAGCGGAACTTCCGCGCCTTCTGGGGGGCCAGGCTCGCCCGCGGTTTCACGGGGGCGTTCCTCGGGGCCCTTTTCCGGCGGCCGTTGGGCCTGGGCGCCGCCCGCGCGGCGCTGTTGTCCGGGGCCCTCCTGGGGCTTTTCCGCAAACCCCCCGGACGTTTCGACCACCCCCCGGTGCATTTCCCGGAAGCGCCGGTCCGGCGGGTCGAGTTCGACCTCCTCCGCCCGGAGGTCGCCGACACCGGAGACCCGTCGGCCCCGGTGGCCTTCGCCGTCGCCCATCTCGACGGTGAACCGGTCCAGTGCCTGGGCACCGACGTCTACGGGGGGGCGTCCGCCGAATCCCTGGCCCGGCGCCTGCGCCTGGAGACCTTTCTCTGGAAGTCCGGGCACCTCCTCCGCTACCTGGCCTGGACCGCGTGGGAGGCGCGGGTCGGTTCTGCGGCGTCCGACGTTCGCGTGGCCGGCCGGGCGGCGCCGGAGCTGATCCTGGCCACCCGGGACCGCCCCCGGGACCTGGAGCGCCTCGTGGCTTCGCTGCGGAGGTCCACCTGCCCCGTGGACCTGAGGGTGATCGACAGCGCCCCCTCCTCGGAGGACACGCGCCGCTTCTGCGAGCGGGAGGGGATCCGGTACCACCGTTGCCCCCACCCCGGGAAGAGCCGGGCGCTCAACCTCGGCATCCGGGCTTCCGAAGCCGAGTACCTCCTCTTCACCGACGACGACGCCGTGGTGGACGCGAACTGGGCGCGGGCGCTCACGGACGGCTTCCGGGACCCGGCCGTCCGGGCGGTGGTGGGCCTGGTGCTGCCGCTGCGGGTCCAGACCCGGGCCCAGTACCTCTTCGAGCACCACGTCGAACTCTACGGGATGGGCGGGTTGCGGCGGGGGTTCTGGGAACGGGAGTACGGCCCCTTCGACTCCCCCTTCGCGGCCTCGCGGGTGGGCACCGGCGTGAACATGGCGGTGCGGCGGGAGGTCTTCGAGACCCTGGGGCCCCTCGACACGGCCCTGAGCCCCGGGACCCCCACGGGGGCGGGGGAGGAGGTCGACCTCTACTTCCGCATCCTCCGGCGGGGAGGGGCCATCCTCTACACGCCTCGCGCCCGGGTCCTGCACGACCACCGGGACCGAATGGACGCCCTCCGCCGGCAGCTCTTCAACTACGGTCTCAGTTCCGGCGCCTACTCCGCCCGCTGGGCTTTCGTCGAGCGTGCTCCCCGGGCCCTCTGGTACCTGTGGAAGTGGTACCTGCTCGGGCCGCTGCACCGCTGCCTGGGCCCCCGCCCCGGCTACCCGCGGTCCCTGGTCCTGCTCGAAGCCTGGGGCAGCCTGCGGGGGCCCCTGCGTTATTGCTCCTCCCGGCGCCTGCAGCGGCGTTTCGACCGCGAGGAGCGGGAAGGGGGGACGCCGTGA
- a CDS encoding Omp28-related outer membrane protein has translation MDGKVKVVGGGTCSSTYNNYASGFNQRRVIAAPVTLALAFPNASTAGVTVTNTSASAVQGKLFVAVVERHIPYTWYDQSEVDFVVRSLLPSATGQDVSIPAGQSVTHNQLFTLGAGWSRPNVQIVAFVQASDKEVLQAVRSPLPDPGSILLTSPEAGDLFIVGSVMNVAWSSQGFTGNVDVYLSTKENTWVPLAHNIANSGTFDWLVTDLPTTRGRVKVSATDGGYPFAQSPETFSIIRNGDIDGDGQVLADDLVLLSAWLAGDAEAFPMIDIDGDKAVTAVDLVLLAQQVIM, from the coding sequence GTGGACGGGAAGGTCAAGGTGGTCGGCGGCGGGACGTGCAGCTCCACCTACAACAACTACGCCAGCGGCTTCAACCAGCGGCGCGTGATCGCCGCGCCCGTGACCCTCGCCCTGGCCTTCCCGAACGCGTCAACCGCGGGCGTCACCGTCACCAACACGTCGGCGTCCGCCGTCCAGGGCAAGCTCTTCGTCGCCGTGGTGGAGAGGCACATCCCCTACACCTGGTACGACCAGTCCGAGGTGGATTTCGTCGTCCGCTCGCTGCTCCCCTCCGCGACCGGACAGGACGTCTCCATCCCCGCCGGGCAGTCCGTCACCCACAACCAGCTGTTCACCCTCGGGGCCGGCTGGAGTCGCCCCAACGTCCAGATCGTGGCCTTCGTGCAGGCCTCCGACAAGGAGGTCCTCCAGGCCGTCCGCTCGCCGCTTCCCGACCCGGGGTCCATCCTGCTCACGTCGCCGGAAGCGGGCGACCTGTTCATCGTGGGCTCGGTGATGAACGTGGCCTGGAGTTCCCAGGGTTTCACCGGCAACGTGGACGTCTACCTGTCCACCAAGGAGAACACCTGGGTGCCTCTCGCCCACAACATCGCCAATTCGGGGACCTTCGACTGGCTGGTCACCGACCTTCCCACCACCCGGGGGAGGGTCAAGGTGAGCGCCACCGACGGCGGGTACCCTTTCGCCCAGAGCCCGGAGACCTTCTCCATCATCCGCAACGGCGACATCGACGGGGACGGGCAGGTGCTCGCGGACGACCTGGTGCTCCTGTCCGCCTGGCTGGCGGGCGACGCGGAGGCGTTCCCGATGATCGACATCGACGGGGACAAGGCGGTCACGGCCGTTGACCTGGTCCTCCTGGCCCAGCAAGTGATCATGTGA
- a CDS encoding STAS domain-containing protein, whose protein sequence is MEASTEKLENGWVVVTISGRVDAHTSPELDTYCHARLDEGVTSLALDISGVQYMSSAGLRVLLSVLKEMGKRNGKLVLLKPQDNVREILEISGFSKIFTISDKL, encoded by the coding sequence ATGGAAGCAAGCACCGAGAAACTGGAAAACGGGTGGGTCGTCGTCACGATTTCCGGACGGGTTGACGCCCACACTTCCCCGGAACTCGACACCTATTGCCACGCCCGGCTGGACGAGGGCGTCACCTCCCTCGCCCTGGACATCTCCGGGGTGCAGTACATGAGCAGCGCCGGCCTGCGGGTCCTCCTCTCCGTCCTGAAGGAGATGGGGAAACGCAACGGCAAGCTCGTGCTCCTCAAGCCCCAGGACAATGTCCGGGAGATCCTGGAAATCTCGGGTTTCTCCAAGATCTTCACCATTTCCGACAAGCTCTGA